A stretch of Arachis hypogaea cultivar Tifrunner chromosome 15, arahy.Tifrunner.gnm2.J5K5, whole genome shotgun sequence DNA encodes these proteins:
- the LOC112748946 gene encoding uncharacterized protein, which yields MPITDDDENGNSVAKKYPLHKQLKDTSEYKWEVGTLYVSREEFKDRATAYAVHTERGLRFDKVDLWRVKVTCVEGCNWFAYCGKIKNEQTWQLTSCHNKHSCSRELKIGIMHTKWLGKVFLKKIAENPKIKLSTLMKKAYSKWNVELTKSKAARVKQFALDELQGTYIEQYRRLYDYCHELLRSNPGSTVKLQVERPPEFASKRPKPGVDLRPKFQRLYVCLDECKKSFMVCRPIICLDGCFIKTPYGGQLLTAIGWDPNDQILPIAYAVVEAETKDTWTWFLTNLCDDFGSDKLMRCTFMSDQQKGLVPTFDELIPGVDHRFCVRHLYSNFRKRFPGLQLKLMM from the exons ATGCCTAttactgatgatgatgagaatggAAATAGTGTTGCAAAGAAGTATCCATTGCACAAGCAGCTAAAGGACACGAGTGAGTACAAGTGGGAGGTTGGAACTCTTTATGTCTCAAGAGAAGAGTTCAAGGATCGTGCCACTGCCTATGCTGTACACACTGAGAGGGGTTTAAGGTTTGATAAGGTTGATCTTTGGAGAGTGAAGGTCACTTGTGTGGAGGGTTGTAACTGGTTTGCATACTGTGGGAAGATTAAGAATGAGCAAACATGGCAATTAACCAGCTGCCATAACAAGCATAGCTGTTCTAGAGAGTTGAAAATTGGAATTATGCATACAAAATGGTTGGGCAAGGTGTTTCTAAAAAAGATCGCTGAGAATCCAAAAATAAAGCTCTCCACGCTAATGAAGAAAGCATACAGCAAGTGGAATGTAGAGCTAACTAAGTCTAAAGCTGCCCGGGTTAAGCAGTTTGCACTTGATGAGTTACAAGGAACGTACATAGAGCAGTATCGGAGACTGTATGACTATTGTCATGAATTGCTGAGGTCTAACCCGGGTTCTACAGTTAAGTTGCAAGTGGAGAGACCACCTGAGTTTGCTTCTAAGAGACCAAAACCGGGTGTGGATTTAAGGCCAAAGTTCCAAAGACTCTATGTGTGCCTTGATGAGTGCAAGAAGAGTTTTATGGTTTGCAGACCAATAATTTGCCTTGATGGGTGCTTCATCAAGACACCATATGGAGGTCAACTTCTCACGGCTATTGGCTGGGACCCGAACGACCAGATACTGCCGATAGCCTACGCAGTGGTTGAAGCAGAGACTAAGGACACATGGACTTGGTTTCTCACGAATCTGTGTGATGACTTTGGTAGTGACAAGCTAATGAGATGCACCTTCATGTCTGACCAACAAAAG GGCTTAGTTCCAACCTTCGATGAGCTCATTCCTGGAGTGGATCATAGATTCTGTGTTAGACATCTTTATAGCAATTTCAGGAAGAGATTCCCAGGGCTGCAACTAAAACTGATGATGTGA